From the genome of Miscanthus floridulus cultivar M001 chromosome 10, ASM1932011v1, whole genome shotgun sequence, one region includes:
- the LOC136487546 gene encoding citrate-binding protein-like has translation MPRASSLLPWLLIILLLPLAMRAAAMDTTVGFTEVPLTEAQFPVQRPYDVPLHERFEFRGGVRRMWVYCTDKPHTPTSHTKPRTEIGIKQNYSSGVWQFEGYGYVPSGTTGVSVMQVFGAAPPHATTLMLHVYGGALRYYDRQLVEDCIYDRWFKLNVVHDVDAAELAVFVDGKPRLRVAGRGGRVHTFKFGVYTQTRPSHRMESRWRDVKVFTKKN, from the exons ATGCCTCGGGCCAGCAGCCTCCTTCCTTGGCTGCTCATCatcctgctgctgccgctggccaTGCGCGCCGCCGCCATGGACACGACCGTCGGCTTCACCGAGGTGCCGCTCACGGAGGCGCAGTTCCCGGTGCAGAGGCCCTACGACGTGCCGCTCCATGAGCGGTTCGAGTTCCGCGGCGGCGTCCGGCGGATGTGGGTGTACTGCACCGACAAGCCCCACACCCCCACCAGCCACACCAAGCCCCGCACCGAGATCGGCATCAAG CAAAACTACAGCTCCGGCGTGTGGCAGTTCGAGGGCTACGGCTACGTGCCCTCCGGCACGACGGGGGTGTCCGTGATGCAGGTGTTcggcgccgcgccgccgcacgCCACCACGCTCATGCTCCACGTCTACGGCGGCGCGCTGCGCTACTACGACCGGCAGCTGGTGGAGGACTGCATCTACGACCGCTGGTTCAAGCTCAACGTGGTCCACGACGTGGACGCGGCGGAGCTCGCCGTGTTCGTCGACGGCAAGCCGCGGCTGCGCGTTGCCGGCCGCGGCGGCCGCGTGCACACCTTCAAGTTCGGGGTGTACACGCAGACGCGGCCGTCGCACAGGATGGAGTCGCGGTGGAGAGACGTCAAGGTGTTCACTAAGAAGAATTAA
- the LOC136487901 gene encoding uncharacterized protein gives MEHPCFSLARRATSRFFSPRDRRPARVYPQRLLPSLPSLHDSVLFWQATAIPHVLLPSTAAAAAAAAATAAGSADPHCQAARNQCPREAWRRGLSRGPVDGGEGPPDLDPASPASIRPRSVQDRRGGPPGLDPAKSGAEENRLASIQPAQPRSVHGRRGEGSSGLDPANGCAEESRLASIRPRAVDPTTSSSRLAVLVGCGGACAAAAPPPHPLAAKPKDEPDPGDGRQRVTVFFSRQTSTAEGFTKDVTGSGDVTARIWEICKFRQLVKSHSMMIERNY, from the exons ATGGAACACCCGTGTTTCTCTCTTGCGCGCCGCGCAACCTCGCGTTTTTTTTCACCGAGGGACCGCCGACCCGCCCGCGTGTACCCGCAGCGGTTACTGCCTTCGCTTCCTTCGCTGCACGACTCCGTCCTATTTTGGCAGGCCACGGCAATCCCGCACGTGCTCCTCCCATctaccgctgccgctgccgctgccgctgccgccaccgCGGCGGGGTCCGCGGACCCACACTGCCAGGCCGCACGGAACCAATGTCCCAGGGAGGCGTGGCGGAGGGGACTCAGCAGAGGCCCTGTCGATGGTGGAGAAGGGCCGCCCGACCTCGATCCGGCCAGCCCGGCCTCAATCCGTCCTCGATCCGTCCAAGATCGACGCGGAGGGCCGCCTGGCCTCGATCCGGCCAAGAGCGGCGCGGAGGAGAACCGTCTGGCCTCAATCCAGCCAGCCCAGCCTCGATCCGTCCATGGTCGACGCGGAGAAGGGTCGTCTGGCCTCGATCCGGCCAATGGCTGTGCTGAGGAGAGCCGACTAGCCTCGATCCGACCAAGGGCGGTGGATCCAACGACGTCTTCTTCGAGGCTTGCCGTGCTCGTCGGCTGCGGTGGTGCCTGTGCGGCCGCCGCTCCTCCGCCGCACCCGCTCGCTGCGAAGCCCAAGGACGAGCCGGACCCCGGCGACGGCAGGCAGAGGGTCACCGTCTTCTTCAGCAGGCAGACCAGCACCGCCGAGGGCTTCACCAAG GATGTAACAGGATCAGGGGATGTGACTGCTCGCATTTGGG AGATTTGCAAATTCAG GCAGCTGGTTAAGTCACATTCAATGATGATTGAGAGGAATTACTGA